The Sporomusa termitida genome has a window encoding:
- a CDS encoding DUF5652 family protein: MENIISTIHHTPWLLTLIVIWSIAWKAVATWHAARNSQLGWFIALFIINTLGVLEIIYLAFFSKRKS; encoded by the coding sequence ATGGAAAACATAATTTCCACAATCCACCATACCCCTTGGTTGCTTACTTTAATTGTCATATGGAGTATAGCATGGAAAGCTGTCGCCACTTGGCATGCTGCCCGGAATAGTCAATTAGGATGGTTTATCGCACTATTCATTATTAACACCCTCGGCGTGTTAGAAATCATCTATCTTGCCTTCTTCTCAAAAAGAAAATCATAA